Below is a genomic region from Bradyrhizobium sp. 1(2017).
GATGGTCTCGGCCGGAAAGCCGGAGATGAGCTTGCCGCCGAATTTGATCGATCCCTGCGTCGGCGGAAAGGCTCCGGCAATCAGATTGAAGCATGTCGTCTTACCTGCGCCGTTTGGTCCGACCAGCGCGGTGATCCCCTCGCTCTTGAGCCGAAAACTGACATTATCGACGGCAAGTAATCCGCCGAACCGGCGCGAGACACCGTCGAGTTCGAGAAGATCGCTCACTTCTTGACCTGCTCTATTTGGAGGTAACCGAACCAGGAAAGTCGGGTGACCGATTTGGCCGAACTGACTATGGCCGGCCAGATGCCGTCCGGCAGCAGCCAGACGGCAGCGATCAAGGCGAAGCCGTAGGCGACGTTGTTAAGCCCGGGAATCCCGAACTTGTTGCCGATGGCACTCGCGAGATGATCCAGGGGCAGCGTGATGAGCGTGCCGACCAGCGGCCCAAAGGCCGTTCCTAATCCGCCGACAACTGGGCCAACCAGAATATCGACCGAGATTCCCATGCCCATGATCGAATCCGGGAATACCGAGCCTTGAACCAGCGCGAGCAACCCTCCGCCAACCGCCGCCCAAGCTCCGGAGAACGAAACAATGACGATCTTGTGCAGGAAAGTACGTACGCCCAGCGCGCGTGAGGCTTCCTCGTCGTCCCGCATCGCGCGCCAGACATAGCCCAGGAAGGATTGGCGAATGAGAGCCGTGACACTGACGCCGAGAAAGACCGCGGCCAGCGCCACGAAATAGTAGAAGCGCGCATCGCCGCGCAGCATCCAGAGCGAGTTCGGCCCGGATTGCGCTGGAAAGAAAAGGCCCTGCATGGCGCCGACGAATTCCCAGCCGCTGAAGACGACGCGGGCAAACTCGGCCGCGGCGATCGTCAGCAGCGCGAAATAGATGCCTCGGACCTCGAAACGAAAGCTAAGCCAGGCCAGTGCCGCGCCGACGATGGCTGCCAGCGCCATCCCGACGACCAGCCCGAACCAAGGGCTCAGGCCGTAGCGAATGTTAAGAACCGCGACGGAATAGGCTCCGATGCCGACGAACAGCGCGTGACCGATCGACAGCTGGCCCCCGAGGCCCAGCATGATGCTCCATGACTGCCCGATGAAGGTGAACAGGAACACGATCGTCAGCAGCGAGATCAGGTAGGGGTTGAGCACGCCGCCAAGCCCCGAAAGGATGGCGAAGGCCGCAAGACTGGCGACAACCGCGCCACGATCCGGCAAGGCATCACGTTTCTTTTGCACCGAAGAACCCTCTTGGACGCACGATCAGGACGATCATCAGCAAGCCGTAGGACAACGCGGACTTAAGGGACGGCGCAAACAGAAGCGCTGCGACCGCTTCCGTAAGCCCGATGGTCAACCCTCCGACGAGAGCTCCCACGAAACTTCCGAGGCCGCCGACGATAACCGTGACGAACGCCAGCAGCGTGAAGTCGACGGCGAGGAAGGGCTGGGCATCGAACAACGGTGATATCAGCGCACCGGCCACGCCAGCGCAGGCCGCTCCGATGCCGAACGTCATCGCGTAAATCTTCGGGATCGGCAGCCCGACCATCAGGCCACCTAGCCGGTTGTCGGCGGCGGCGCGGATGAAGCGGCCGAACGTCGAGTATTTGAGGAACGCCGCGAGCGCCAGGATCATCACGGCCGCAACGATGGCCGCCTGCAGCCTGGCAAGGTCGAGCCGGATGGGCCCGAGAGCGATGGTCTCAAAGGAGAGATGTGAGACCGAGGGACGCGGGTCGGGTCCAAACGCGATCAATTGCGCTCCGCTGAGGACCAGCGAAATCCCGATGAACAGAATGAACTGGATGTGGTGTGGCCGCGCGACGAATCGCTTCACCACCGACGTCTCCAGCACATAGCCGAACACGAACAGGAGTGCGCCGGCGCTGACCGCGGCAACGATGGTCGGAATACCCCACCAGGCGCGAGCGCAATAGCCAACATAAAGACCGAACACGACCATCGCACCGTGCGCAAAATTAACGATGCGGATAACGCCGAAGATGATCGTCAGCCCCAGCGCGATCATGCCGTAAACGAGACCCATGAGGATCCCGCTTACAAGAACGTTGCCCCACAATGTCAGCATCTAGCGCTTCTCGAACGGCACGAGGGGATATTGCGGCTTGTACTCAGCGATGATGTCGGGGCCGACGACGTGGGGCTTCGATTCCTTCGCTTGAAGAACCGCCACAGCCGCGCCGGTGTTCTGCCCGGTCGCATCAAATCTGATCGGGCCGCTGTACATGAGGATGGGCTTGAGGTCCGTCGTCTTCAGCGCCGCATGGATATCGGACGAGACCGCCGACTTGCCACGAGCGACCGCGTCTGCCACGATCTGGACCGCCTCGAACGCGCATCCAGAATTCGCGTCCATCCATTCGTTGGGATAGGCAGACTGAAATCTGTCTACGATCGTGCGCGTATCCCCGCCTTTCGGATTGTACCAGAGGTTCGACGACATCGCGCCATCGGCATACTTTCCAAGCGCGTCGTAGAACGCCTTGTCGGGCACGCCGTTGCCATTCGGCGAGAAGATCATCTTCGGGTTCCACCCCTGCTTGATGCATTCCCGAACGATCATGATTGCATCGTTGACGCGGGTTACGGAGACCAGCGCATCTGCGCCCGATGCTTTGGCCTTCGCCACCTCAACCGAGAGATCGCGCGCCTTCTCGTCGTAAGGGATGTACTCGAGAAGCTTGACCGGTACGTCGAGCTCCTTCCAGGCACCATCGAGACTGGTCGCGGTTGACGTTCCCATCGTATTGCTCAGATGCAGGACGACTGCGCCCTTGGGAGGATCCTTCACGCTCGTGACCAGGGCCTTCATTTCGGCAAGCGACTGACGCACGATCGTGGCTGCAGGCGGATAGAACCGGAACACCTGCGTGAAACCCTGCGAGGTGACCTGGTTGGCGCTCGCGACATGCACCACCATGGGTACCTTTGCTGCTTCGGCGGCCTGAAGCGCCGAGATGGTTGCACCGGAGTCCCACGCCCCGATCAGAACGTTGCAGCCCTGCTGAATAAGAGAGTCGGCTGCGATCCTGCCGTTCTCCGGCTTGCTCTGCGTGTCCGCGTGGACGACGGTCATATCGACGCCAAAGCGTTCCTTTGCAAATTTGGCGCCGAGATCGACGCCGCGAACGCAGGCCTGGCCCGGGAACGCAAGTATGCCGCTACTCGGCATGATCGCACCAACCTTGACGGGCGGTGGCGCCGCGGCACGAACCCAGGGGGCCATCGTCGCAGCTGCGAACCCTGCAGCGCCCTTCATCGCCGTACGTCGGTTAATCGTTGGTCCCTTGAGGCTGGTCATCGAAGTCTCCGTCCATGAAGAAGTGATGCGTGCATAAATCAGGCCGACTTTTCAGGTCCGGCGCGATCGAGATTCGCAGGTACGGCAAATTGTCCCTGCCCGTAGACGAGGGGCTCGAGGTCGTCGCGGTGCATCTCGGCGAGCACCGCTCCGACAAACACGGTGTGCGTGCCGGTTGGATGCACGCCGATGACCCGGCAGTCGAAGCTGCTGAGGGCGTCGATCAAGATCGGCGCTCCCGTTCTAAGCGACCGCCACTCCTTCTCGACAAAGCGAATGTCGCCCTTGCTGCCGTCCTGGCCGGAGAACTTCTGGGCCAGCGGCACATGAGATGACGACAACACATTCCAGCCGAATGAACGGGTCTTAACGATCGTATCGTGCGCACCCGCCGATTTGTTGACGCAGACGAGAACCGTCGACGGCTCGACGGACAGCGAACAGGCGGCGGTGACGGTCAGGCCGTGGCGCGAGGGGTAAGATCCGGACGTCACGATCGATACTGCACCGGTTACGCCTCTGAGCGCCCTCTTGAACGAGGTGCTGTCGACGAGATCGTTTGGATCAAATTGAGCTTCGGCAGTCATGGCTTCTGTTCCGGCGTTGGTAAGTCGTTCCAGGCGAGCAACAAACAACGGCGCCCTGCTCATGCTTTGACTCGCTCGAAGAACTGGATCAGGTTGTTCTGCGGATCTCGGATCTGTGCGGTGCGACCGTGGCTGCCCATGTCGCGGATGCCCGAGATGTTGGTCCCGCCGGCATCGACGGCTTTCGCCAGCACGGCTTCAAGCCCCTCGACTTCGAAAACCACGACGGCGTTCGAAGAGGGTTGCACCGCCGATTCCTCGAGGCCTGCGATGCAGAACGCGGCTCCGTCTGTTGCGAACTGGATCCAGCGCTCGCCATCGGCGAAGCGAACCGGCATGCCGATCTCGCGATAGAACTGCGCCAGGGCCTCGGGGTTCGACGCCGTAAGGTAGGTGTGCTTGATCTTCATGGGCGGGCCCCGTGCGATCTCGATGCCGGCGACAGTTGTTCCTTGATGAGCTGCTCTTCGGAATCGTCGTAGAGCGTGTCGATCAGCGACTTGTAGCGCTCCATCAGCGGCTTGCGGCGCTTCTTGCGCGTTGGCGTCATGACGCCGGTATCGGGCGAGAGTTCTTCTGGCAGAATGCGGAACGACTTGATCTGCTCCACGCGCGCAAGACGCATGTTGGCCTTCGCCACCTCGCCTTCGATCAGGCGGGTCACGATCTCGGACATGGCGAGATCCTTGTACTCCCTCACCTGGTCGTCACGCGACCTCGCCCAGTCCATGCCGGCGGTGGCGTCAACCTCGATCAGCGCCGTGAGGTACTTC
It encodes:
- a CDS encoding branched-chain amino acid ABC transporter permease: MQKKRDALPDRGAVVASLAAFAILSGLGGVLNPYLISLLTIVFLFTFIGQSWSIMLGLGGQLSIGHALFVGIGAYSVAVLNIRYGLSPWFGLVVGMALAAIVGAALAWLSFRFEVRGIYFALLTIAAAEFARVVFSGWEFVGAMQGLFFPAQSGPNSLWMLRGDARFYYFVALAAVFLGVSVTALIRQSFLGYVWRAMRDDEEASRALGVRTFLHKIVIVSFSGAWAAVGGGLLALVQGSVFPDSIMGMGISVDILVGPVVGGLGTAFGPLVGTLITLPLDHLASAIGNKFGIPGLNNVAYGFALIAAVWLLPDGIWPAIVSSAKSVTRLSWFGYLQIEQVKK
- a CDS encoding branched-chain amino acid ABC transporter permease: MLTLWGNVLVSGILMGLVYGMIALGLTIIFGVIRIVNFAHGAMVVFGLYVGYCARAWWGIPTIVAAVSAGALLFVFGYVLETSVVKRFVARPHHIQFILFIGISLVLSGAQLIAFGPDPRPSVSHLSFETIALGPIRLDLARLQAAIVAAVMILALAAFLKYSTFGRFIRAAADNRLGGLMVGLPIPKIYAMTFGIGAACAGVAGALISPLFDAQPFLAVDFTLLAFVTVIVGGLGSFVGALVGGLTIGLTEAVAALLFAPSLKSALSYGLLMIVLIVRPRGFFGAKET
- a CDS encoding ABC transporter substrate-binding protein, which produces MTSLKGPTINRRTAMKGAAGFAAATMAPWVRAAAPPPVKVGAIMPSSGILAFPGQACVRGVDLGAKFAKERFGVDMTVVHADTQSKPENGRIAADSLIQQGCNVLIGAWDSGATISALQAAEAAKVPMVVHVASANQVTSQGFTQVFRFYPPAATIVRQSLAEMKALVTSVKDPPKGAVVLHLSNTMGTSTATSLDGAWKELDVPVKLLEYIPYDEKARDLSVEVAKAKASGADALVSVTRVNDAIMIVRECIKQGWNPKMIFSPNGNGVPDKAFYDALGKYADGAMSSNLWYNPKGGDTRTIVDRFQSAYPNEWMDANSGCAFEAVQIVADAVARGKSAVSSDIHAALKTTDLKPILMYSGPIRFDATGQNTGAAVAVLQAKESKPHVVGPDIIAEYKPQYPLVPFEKR
- a CDS encoding flavin reductase family protein, giving the protein MSRAPLFVARLERLTNAGTEAMTAEAQFDPNDLVDSTSFKRALRGVTGAVSIVTSGSYPSRHGLTVTAACSLSVEPSTVLVCVNKSAGAHDTIVKTRSFGWNVLSSSHVPLAQKFSGQDGSKGDIRFVEKEWRSLRTGAPILIDALSSFDCRVIGVHPTGTHTVFVGAVLAEMHRDDLEPLVYGQGQFAVPANLDRAGPEKSA
- a CDS encoding VOC family protein, which translates into the protein MKIKHTYLTASNPEALAQFYREIGMPVRFADGERWIQFATDGAAFCIAGLEESAVQPSSNAVVVFEVEGLEAVLAKAVDAGGTNISGIRDMGSHGRTAQIRDPQNNLIQFFERVKA